In one Elephas maximus indicus isolate mEleMax1 chromosome 9, mEleMax1 primary haplotype, whole genome shotgun sequence genomic region, the following are encoded:
- the LOC126082770 gene encoding zinc finger protein 699-like isoform X7 — protein MDAVAVEDVSVDFTQEEWALLDLSQRKLYRDVMMETFRNLVSAVFQNLHDEEKVSTESIIIQFMKNDSWPSMVEIHELHGVQDQDNSQKTHVSMLPIFNRRHMVENLCESNEDSQGGQTFSWIRNLPVLKGTRMEAYPSGCLECGKSLRNHSSLKHHIRSQCGCSASRCKEYGEACSCPAYLSTPVRALTGEKPYECKECGKTFCYSSNLTEHIRSHSGERPYECKEFGKAFGWLSNLTTHMRTHSGERPYECKECGRAFQQFSHLISHMKTHSGERPYVCKECGKAFRHPSVLTAHTRTHSGEKPYECKECGKAFNWVSSLAAHVRIHTGEKSYECKECGKAFAWSSNLTAHMRIHTGERPFACKECSKAFCHLSSLTAHMRTHSREMPYECK, from the exons GACGCGGTGGCTGTTGAGGATGTGTCTGTGGACTTTACACAGGAAGAGTGGGCATTGCTGGATCTTTCTCAGAGGAAGctctacagagatgtgatgatggaaaccttcAGAAATCTGGTCTCAGCGG TTTTTCAAAATCTTCATGATGAAGAAAAAGTGTCCACTGAAAGTATAATAATACAATTCATGAAAAATGACTCCTGGCCTTCAATGGTAGAAATCCATGAGTTACATGGCGTTCAAGATCAGGATAACAGCCAGAAAACACATGTCAG CATGCTGCCTATTTTTAATAGAAGGCATATGGTAGAGAACCTCTGTGAAAGTAATGAAGACAGTCAGGGTGGACAGACCTTCAGCTGGATTCGCAATCTTCCTGTGCTCAAAGGAACTCGTATGGAAGCATATCCTTCTGGATGCCTTGAGTGTGGAAAATCCTTGAGGAATCATTCATCGCTTAAGCATCATATCAGGTCTCAGTGTGGATGCAGTGCCTCTCGGTGTAAGGAATATGGAGAAGCCTGCAGTTGTCCTGCCTACCTCAGCACTCCAGTGAGAGCTcttactggagagaaaccctatgaatgtaaggaatgtggcaaaACCTTTTGTTATTCCTCAAACCTCACTGAACATATAAGaagtcacagtggagagaggccttatgaatgtaaggaatttGGGAAAGCCTTTGGTTGGTTATCAAACCTTACTACACACatgagaactcacagtggagagaggccttatgaatgtaaagaatgtggcaGAGCCTTTCAGCAGTTCTCACACCTCATTTCACATATgaaaactcacagtggagagaggccttatgtctgtaaggaatgtggcaaagcctttaGACATCCCTCAGTCCTCACTGCACAtacaagaactcacagtggagagaagccttatgaatgtaaggaatgtggcaaaGCTTTTAATTGGGTATCTTCCCTAGCTGCACATGTAagaattcacactggagagaagtcttatgaatgtaaggaatgtggcaaaGCCTTTGCTTGGTCATCAAACCTCACTGCACATATGAGAATTCACACTGGCGAGAGGCCTTTTGCATGTAAGGAATGTAGCAAAGCCTTTTGTCATCTTTCAAGCCTCACTGCACATATGAGAACTCACAGTAGGGAGATGCCTTATGAATGTAAATAA